The genomic segment GAGTTCCGACCCCAACGACTCGCCAGCCGACATGATTGATCGCATGTCGATGTCATAACCCTCTCGGATACCAGGTACCTGTCGCAACATTTTCAGGGCCGTCGGAGGAATGAATGCATTTCGAACCCGATATTTCTCCAGCAAGTGACAGATTTTTTCCGGATCAAACTTCCCCCCATCATACCCTAGGACGGGAACTGCGTAATACAGCGACGGAATCAACGCATCCAGCAGGCCGCCTGTCCAAGCCCAGTCTGCCGGAGTCCAGAAAAGGTCATGCTCCTGCGGGAAAAAGTTGTGAGACATCTCAAAGCCGGGAAGATTGCCGATCAGACATCGGTGAGGTGCCAGCGCACCTTTCGGAGGTCCTGTAGTGCCCGACGTATAGACCAGATAAGCTGGATCTTCAGACTTTGTATTGACCATCTCAAACTCATCGCTTGCCTTGTCCAACGCCGACCAGAAACCATTGTCGGCGTCGCAGTCAATGATGGTTTCCAACCCGGGCAACTGATCACGCATCGATTCGAGAAGTTCAAGATGCTCGGTGTCTGTGATGACAACCTTCGTTCCACTGTTGTTCAATCGGTAACCCACCGCCTCCGGCCCGAATAGAACCGACAGCGGCAGTGCAATTGCACCGAGTTTATAGATACCCATATGCGAAATCACAGTCTCCGACCTCTGGGGGAGAATGATTCCCACCCGATCGCCCTTTTCGACACCATGACCGCGCAACACATTGGCCAGACAATTGGACAGGCGCTTGAGCTGCCTAAAGGAATATTGCCTCTCGCTGCCGTCCTTGTTCTCACAGTAAATGGCGATTCTGTCCCCGTCGGCCTGCGCGTGACGATCGCATGCCACATAGGCAATATTGAAAAACTCAGGGACATTCCACGCAAAGCGCTCTCGAATGGCATCCCAGTCGCCCCATTCAGGACGAATCAGTCTCAAATGATCAGTCTTCATCTACCAATACCGAATTGCGTCACGATACATCTGTCGCAAGTTTTCGTGTGTGACCTCGCAAGGTGCGTTTCCGAGCAGGCGCTGTTGCATAAACGCACCATCCGCCAGATTGCCGATGTCGGAACTATCATAGCCGACTTGAGAAATGCCATTCGGCATGCCGGTCACTCTCATCATATTCTCCAAGTGCGCTGACAGCGCTTCGCCGGCCTCGGCAGGACCTGCATCGCCGATATCCGCTCCCATTAACCCACCTGCTTCCAGATGCCGTTCATGATTTGCAGGCCCCGTGAACCGAAAAGCCGCAGGCGCGTTGACAATCACAGAAATTCCGTGAGGAACCAAAGGATGTCCAGCCGGATAGCCATCCGGACAGTAGTCCCTGACCAGTCCGGCAACAGAATAGGACATCCCGTGAGGAATGTGAACACCGCTGTTACCGAATGCGATCCCCGCCAAGGTCGCCGCCAGCATCATACCGTGTCGCGCCTCGTCATCCCGCTCGTCGCTGACTGCACGAACCAGGTACTCACCCGTAAGGCGAATTGCCTCCCGGCATCCCATATCACTATACGGATTGGAGCCCTGACTCAAAGGACGGATACCAGCTTCGGAACGGGGACGTTGCGTATACGGCATCGCCGTATAAGACTCGAGGGCATGACATAACACGTCGAATCCGCTTGCCGCAACCACAGTGGCCGGCAATGACGCAGTGACCCGAGGATCAATGACGGCTCTCGCCGGTTTGAGTCGGGCAGAAGCGATTCCGGTTTTCACCTGCCTTGAAAGAAGATCGAAAACTGCAATTCCAGTGCATTCGCTGCCTGTTCCGGATGTTGTCGGACAGGCGATATGAGGTTTCAATTCACCGGGAATCGGGATTCCCTCCCCCACAGGTGCATTGACATAGTCCAGAAATTCTGCCGGATGGGTACTGTACAGATTGGCCGCTTTACAGGTATCGATAACCGAACCTCCGCCAATTGACACAAACCCATCAAACGGTCCCTCCTCTGTCGCAAACCGCGCCGCGGCGAGAAACGACTGGTCCGTCGGCTCGATACTGACCTCATCGTAAATCTCGAAGTCAAGTCGGGCCGCTTGCAATAACCGTATTGCGTCTTGAACCGGTTCCAGATTCCTGACAATCGAATCCGTAAACAATGCGACTCGCGACAGGCCAAGAAATCCGACTTCGAATGGGAGTTCCTCCAGTGCACCAGGTCCGTACTTGATCGGGTTGAAATCCACCGTAAAGATGGATTCGTTTCCCTCAGATAACAGATAGTGATGGCAGCATCCCATTTCGTCTGGCCTGACTTCGTTATTGAAGTATGTCGAAAACGGCTATTTCTGTGACACAGCCAAGGCCTGATCCAAGTCCCAGAGAATATCGTCAATCGTTTCAAGTCCGACCGAGATCCGGATCATGTTCGGTTGCACGCCAGCGGCAATCTGCGCTTCCTCGTCCAACTGCCGGTGCGTCGTCGAAGCCGGATGCACGACTAATGTCTTGGCATCCCCCAAATTGGCAAGATGACTCAGGAACTGGACAGACTCAACGAACTTGACACAGGCCTCGTTCCCACCCCTGATCCCAAAACTCAGGATTCCGCTAGCACCCTTGGGCAGGTACTTCTTGGCCAACGCGTAATACCGACTGGACTCAAGACCCGGGTAATTCACCCATTCAACACTCTTGTGATCCTCAAGAAATCTGGCAACTGCCATGGCATTGCTGCAGTGGCGGTCCATTCGCACAGGCAGGGTCTCTATGCCCTGCAAAAACAAAAACGAGTTGAACGGACTGAGTGTCGGACCGAAAGTACGCAGAATCTCACAGCGAGCCTTCATCGTGTATCCAAAATCACCGAACGTCTCATAAAAACGAATCCCGTGATACCCTTCGGAAGGCTCCATCATCGCAGGAAACTTTCCGTTGTCCCAGGGAAACTTGCCGGACTCGACCAGAACGCCCCCGATCGATGTTCCGTGACCACATATGAACTTGGTTGCCGAATGTACTGTAATGTCCGCGCCGTGTTCAAATGGCCGGCAAAGATAAGGCGTGGCAAACGTATTGTCAACGACAAAGGGAATGCCGTTGGCTTTGGCGATTTCAGAAACCGCCACAAAGTCCACTACGTTATTGGCTGGATTGCCGATGGACTCGGCGTAGAGGCATTTGGTCTGCGGCGTAATCGCCTTCTGGAAATTGTCCGGGTCATCCGCATCGACAAACTGGGTCTTGATGCCAAGTTTGCGAAAATTGAACGCGAACTGTGTGTGAGTTCCACCATAAAGCGTGTTGGAGGAGACAATCTCGTCGCCAGCCTCCAGGATTGTCAACAGCGCAACCATCTGCGCCGCCATGCCGGACGATACCGCCACGGCAGCACGACCGTTTTCCAATGCCGCCATGCGTTGTTCGAATACGGCATTAGTAGGGTTCATCAGCCGCGAATAGATGTTTCCGAATGTCTGTAAATTGAAAAGACTGGCAGCGTGGTCCGCTGAATCGAAGACATAGGCTGCCGTCTGATAGATCGGTGCAGCCCGCGATCCGGTGACCGGATCAGGCAGCTGACCGGCATGCAGACACAGGGTCTCGAAACCATATTCCCGATCTTGCTTGATGTTCACTTACACAATCCAGCGCGGGCGTTCCGATGAGATGACTTTTGTATCCACACCGATGAAATTCAAACCGCCAAACAGTCGTGCATGCTCAATCTTGATGCAACGATTGGCCACCACGTCCATCCCCGCCTCTATCGCCACTTTGACAGCCTCCTCATTATAGATACCCAGTTGCATCCACAGCACACTGGCATTCAATGCGACTGCAGAATGTGCGAACGGCAATACCGCATCGGAACGTTGAAACACATCCACTACATCGATTGACTCCGGAATATCCTCGAGTGAGGCATAGCATTTCTCACCGAGAATCTCATCGTAGTTGGGATTGACCGGAATGATGCGATAACCGTACTCCTGCATATACTTTGCGGCGAAGAAGCTCGGTCGATACCAGTTGGCCGACAGCCCGACGACCGCGATTGTCTGGTTCTGACTGAGAATTCTTCTCAGTGACTGAATGTCGTCACACAGCATGACTGATTGATCTCATTTCGTAACACTTCGCTCAGCTGACAGCTCCCAGCAGAAAAAATTCTCCACTGCTCCACACGCCGAATTCCCGATTGCCGCCAAACTGACGCTCCTCACCAAGCTCAACAAGCTGGTAGTACACATTCCTCGCAATCAATCCCCGCAAGCCATCGCGAACCTCGATATACGGTGAGGGCTCTCCGTCATTCGCCACCTCCACCCAAATCGGATGGTCATGATCAGCAAGCACGACATCGTCGTTCTTGGTCCTGAAATACAACACCTGCTCCTTGCCCGAACCTTTCTCCTCGACCTGCACAATCACGAATGGAGCATCTTCCACATTGATACGAAGTTTCTCAACAGGCGTGACCAGGTAATGCTCTCCGTCTGCATCCTTTCGCAACACGGTTGAAAAAAGATTCACCAGCCGCTTTCTTCCGATGGGGGAACCCATGTAAAACCATGTTCCATCCCGGGCAATCCGAATGTCAATATCACCACACAGCTCCGGATTCCATTTGTGTACAGGTGGCAGGTTCCTGTCGGAAATCTGGGCAACCAGACTCAAAGGATCAGAAGTTGAACTAGCCATCGGAAGTTCTCGCTACTGATCGCGGCCGCCCATTCTCGTCAATGGCGACAAACGTGAAAAGACCCTCGGTCACCTTCTCGTAGTCTTCGGATTTCCTTCGTCGTACCCAAGTCTCCACCATCACTGCAATAGACGTATTTCCAATTCTGACTGTCTCACAGTAACACGAAACAACATCGCCGACGTAAACCGGAAGGTGGAAAGTCATTGCATCGACCGCAACGGTCGCGACACGTCCTCCCGCCACCTCGTACGCATGAATCCCCCCTGCAATATCCATCTGCGACATGATCCAGCCACCGAATATGTCGCCACTTGGATTGGCATTGGCGGGCATCGCCACCGTCCGGAGCGATGCGGGTTTTGAATTGAGTGGTATCGCGTTCAATGATGCTGTCAGATTTGATCTCAACAACCCCTTGATACCGTCAGTCGTAGGTACGCACGTCCTCGATGACGATGCCATCATTGGCCAAAGCACCAAGCTCCTCAAGCACGACCTGTGCCCGAAGCTTGCAGACTTCCCGTGTACATGAGGCAATCTGATCGATCAGTCCGTCCGGCCTGTCGGCGACCTCGCAATGCAACACCATGCTATCCTGATGGTCCTTGCTTGACACAACCAGTCGAGCCTTGTCCACTTCGGAAATGCGACCGACAATCTGGGCGATCTGGGATGGATGTACAAACATACCCCGCACTTTCGTGGTCTGGTCGGCCCGTCCCATCCAGCCCTTGATACGGGCATTGGTTCTTCCGCAAGGGCTCTGTCCGGACATGATCGCCGACATATCACCGGTTGCGAACCGTACCAGCGGATAATCAGGATTGAGTACTGTGACAACCACCTCGCCGACTTCCCCTTCGGGCACGGGATCACCGGTACCAGGCCGAACAATCTCAACAATCGCGCCCTCATCCACGATCAACCCCTCCATTGCGTCAGACTCGTAGGCGATCAGGCCGACATCTGCCGTCGCATAGGCCTGCTTTACCGCCACTCCGTAGCCGTCAAGTTCCGATCGAAGAGACGGCGGCAGCGCCTCACCGGAAACCAGTCCGATCTCTAACGACGATACATCCGCACCAGTAGATTCGGCTGCTTGGAGAATGATTTTCAGAAAAGACGGCGTGCCAGTATATCCTTGCGGCCTCAATCTCTCGATCGTCTGTACCTGCAATTCGGTCTGCCCCACGCCAGCAGGAAAGACCGCCCCGCCGAGTGTGCCGATTCCACTCTCAAGCATCGCTCCCGCAGGGGAGAAGTGATAGGAAAACGTATTGTGTACAAGCATTCCCTTCCGGAATCCGGCATTGAAAAGTGCCCGCGACATCCGCCACGGATCTTCACGGGTAGTCTGCGGTTCGAAAATCGGTCCGGGAGATGCAAATATCCTGACCAACGTACTCGGATCGAAAGCCGCCATGCCGCCAAATGGCGGCGAACTTTTCTGCAATTCAGTCAGTTCCGACTTTCGGACAACATTCAGTTGTGCAAGTGCGGTGCGCGAATCAATTGAGTCAACGTCGACATCTTTCAGTTGCTGGCGCAGAAATGATGATCTTGCGGCCGCTTGTTCCAGGTGTTTTGGGAGCGCCGCGAAAAGTTCTCGATCGCGAACTTCAGGATTACGGGTTTCCAGGGAGTCGTAGAATTCGCAGACCACTGATTACTCCCCACAAATTAGATCGAACGCGGGTGTCCTTTGCACAACACTGATAGACATGGGCGGGGGCAGGACGACAAGATTGCAGGTCTGTCCTATGTCAGCCAGCGTTTGCGTCGTCGATAGTGCTTGACGTTGCGAAAACTTCTTCGGTTCTCGCCACTCACGCCGAGATAGAATTCCTTTACGTCTTCATTTCGCAACAACTCTGAAGCTTCCCCATCCATCACGACACGGCCATTTTCCAGAATGTATCCATATTGGGAGTAGCGAAGTGCCATGTTGGTGTTCTGCTCAGCCAGCAGAATCGTGACTTGCTCATTTTCGTTGAGCCGCTTGATGATCTCGAATATCTCTTCGACCAATGTAGGCGCCAGCCCCATTGACGGCTCATCAAGCAGAATAACCGATGGTTTCGCCATCAGTGCCCGTCCGACTGCGGTCATCTGCTGCTCTCCACCGGAGATATAACCGGCTACTCCGGTGCGTCTTTCTTTCAGTCTCGGAAAATAACTGTAGACCAATTCAAGATCCGCTTGAATAGCGCCGCGCCCATCGCGACGGGTGTAGGCGCCTGTCAGCAGATTCTCCTCAACTGTAAGATGTTCGAAACAATGTCGGCCTTCCATGACCTGGGTTACACCGCGCACAACCAGGTCTGAGGGTGTGAGTGCGTCGACGCGCTCACCGCGGTAAATGATCGATCCCTTGGTGACTTCACCGCGCTCGGCCCGCAATAAATTCGATATGGCTTTGAGTGTGGTGGTCTTTCCGGCGCCATTGGCACCGAGAAGGGCAATGATGCCCTTCTCGGGTACCTCAAGCGATACACCTTTCAGAACGAGAATAACCCGGTCGTAAATAACCTCAATGTTATTGACACTGATAATCGCCTCGCCATTCACGGCCGGCGTCTGGGACATCTCGTTCATATCAGGATCATATAGCGATCAAACGCGGGGATTAACCGCAGTCCGAGCCCATGCTCATGCCGCTACGCGGCGTAATGCCTTTTTCCGTCGCATAAGCCATTGAGCTATCCATGATCATTGGGTCAACAAGGGACTTGTCGGTTGTGATCCAGTCTGTGACCTCAACCCAAGATGAGCCATCCCAGCGGCTGAACTTCACCGGACCGCCGCCTTCGTGGTCGGCGCATGTGATTGTCAACGGAGCCATCAGTCCATCTGCACCAAGTTCCTTGATACGTTCGGCGGAGATGTTGAGGTTCTCAAGTCCCCATCGCATCTCTTCACCTGACAAAACCTTGTTGCCGAACTTGCCCTGCGCGGTTCGAATCGCCTCTACAGTCACGATACCGGCCACCAGACCACGGTTGTAGTAGATGGTTCCGACGCGTTGCGGAGAGATATTTCCCTGCGCCGCACCATGAACAACATCCAGAATGCCCTCGATCAGCGGAAAGTCCTTGCCAGAAGGATGGAACCCGGCCGCAACGTATCCGACCGCAGCATCGCCGGCGGGAATCACATCTTCTTCCGCTCCGCTCCACCAGACACCAACAATTCGATCAGCCGAGTATCCGACTCTTGCAGCTTCCTTCAGCGCGGTTGGGTTCATGACGCCCCAGCCTCTGAGAATCACCCAGTCAGGCTTGTAGCGACGGGCAATGTCAAGCCATGCGGCTTTCTGATCAAGTCCCGGATGCGCCACCGGATAATGCTTCACCTCAAAACCGTATTTTTCAGCCTGCACTTCCAGAATCGGCACGGTTTCCTTGCCGTAACTGCTCTCGTGGTGAAGATTAGCGATCTTCTTGCCCTTCAGGGCATCCATTCCGCCTTCCTGCATTCCGATGTACTTGATCTTTGCTGTGTTTTGGCTCCAGTAATTGGTAATCAGCGGGAACACCCACGGAAATACCTTGCCATTAGTTGCGTCTGTTCGACCATAACCCATTGAGATCAGTGGGATCTTGTCGGCAGTTGCCCGCTCAATCAGTCTATAGGTAATTCCGGTACTGAGTGGATGCACAACTGTCGCACCGTGCTCACCCTTGTTTTTCAGACGCTCGTAGCACTCAACGCCGCGATCGGAGTTGTATGCAGTCTCGCATTCTTCCCAGACCAGCTTGACGCCATTGACTCCGCCGTCGGACAGATTCAAATAAGCCATATAGTCCTCGAATCCGCCGAAGAAGCCGGATCCGCCAGCAGCATAAGGGCCGGTCCGATAGACCAGTGCCGGAACAAACTGCTCCATGTCCTGGGCTTGTGAAACCGAGAACGGAAGCACAGCCACAATTGCGGCTACCCAAGACAGCACGATGGTTTTTAACTTTATTTTCATAATATTTACCTCCCACATATGTGGAAACAATTGAGATTGAAAATAGATTTATATATTAGCATCCGGTTGTCCTGAATGTAATTCAAATTGAAAATTCATACATTGGACAGGGTTCAATAGGGAAACGGCCACTGGCGAAGTTTCTCCTTGACGATCTGCCACATCCGCGCGAACCCAAGCGGCTCAACAGCCAGGAAGAACACAATCGTGCCGCCATAGACAATCAGCTCCAGATTGGCCAGAGCTGCCCCGGACAGCGTCCCTTCGCCGAGATTGGATGCCACAATATTCAGAAACGGTGGCAACAGGACGATAAACGCGGCACCGAGAAACGAACCCATGATCGAACCCAGCCCGCCAATGATAATCATGAACAGAATTGTAAATGAACGGATCAGGTCAAACGCTTCGGTGTCTGCATTGCCGACATACGTAAAGACATACAGGGCACCGGCAACACCACAGTAAAACGAACTGATCGCAAAAGCCAGGAGTTTTGTCCTCAATGGACGGATGCCGATGATCTCAGCAGCGATGTCGAAGTCGCGAATCGCCATCCACGCCCGGCCGGTCATGCCGCGAACCAGATTCTTGGCCAACAGCGCAAGTACAACAACCACAGCCAATGTCAGCACATATTTTGTCTCAGGCGTGGCGTTCGGCCCGGACACGACAACATCAATCGGCGCCAGGAATTCCAACGCCCTGCCCTCACTTGTCAGCGCACCGAAAAAAGTCTGGGTTGGCGCTGATGCAACACCTGCCGGGTCAAAATTGGTGAACCAGCCAACATGGTCGAATATCCAAAGCAGAAAAAACTGTGAGGCCAGTGTCGCCACCGCCAGGTAAAATCCCTTGATCCGAAGCGACGGAATGCCAAACAGCACCCCAACCGCCGCCGCCATCATACCGGCCAGAATAAAATCAATGACAATTGGTATTTCAGGCAGTCGCAGGACAAGGTTGTAGCAGCCGAAAGCGCCAACCGCCATGAAGCCACCGGTACCCAGCGATACCTGCCCGGCATAGCCAGTCAGAAGATTCAGGCCCAGTGCGGCGAGTCCAAACACCAAAAGTTGTGTCAATATCGGTCCCATCAGGTACTGACTTCCTGACAGCGGTGGCCAGATGAACGCAATGAGCAGTATGACCATGACACCAATTCGGTCATTGGTAATCGGAAATATTGCCTGGTCGGCAGGATAACTGGATTTGTACTGTCCGACTTCCCTATAAATCATTTGTTGCGCCTCCGAATCCTAGACTCGTTCAATGATCTTTTCGCCGAACAGTCCCTGCGGACGGAACATCAAAAATATCATGCCCAGCATGTAGGGAGTCCAGTTCTCCGTTCCTCCGCCAAAGTACGGAAGACCAACAAACACCTCAAACAACTTTTCTGTAGCGCCGACTATCAATCCACCGACAATGGCACCGGGTATGGACGTGAATCCTCCGATGATAATGACTGGCAGAGCCTTGAATGCCAGCAGCGAAATGCTGAACTGCACACCGAGTTTCGACCCCCACATGAGTCCGGCGACCAGCGCTACGATGCCGGCCGCGGCCCAGACTACCGCCCAGATGTTTTTCAATGGGATCCCAACGCTTAAGGCTGCCTGATGATCATCTGCCACTGCGCGAAGAGCTCGGCCAACCCGCGTTTTCTGGAAAAATATCGCAAGTGCTGTGACTAGAATCGCTGCGATCAGTCCCGCATAAAGATCAAACTGGCTCAGGTAGACTCCACCCACATCGAACGGAATGTCCGGAATCCCGATGTCCAGTGCGTGAACATCCGCATCCCAGACTCCTTGCGCGACCCCTTCGATGACATAGTTCAAACCAATCGTGGCCATGAACAGTATGATCGGTTCCTGATTGACCATGGGGCGCAATACGATTCTTTCGATTGCCATCGCAAGACCGATCACCACAACCAACGTGACTGCAAATGCCCGATAGGTGACGGCACCATCGGTGATCAGTGCAACCACCGCCAGACCCAGCAGAACGCCGATTGCCCACTTGGGGGATTGAACTGCAGTGGTCAGCATCAGGAACAGGAGCATGGTGACGAATACCGCTCGCCACATGTTCTGCCCGCCATCTACGAACAATGCCAATACCAGCAGCAATACCGCCGCAACGAAAAGCGGAACCCGTTTCAGGTATTTGTCAGCAAACTGCTTGATGTTGCTATGCTCCTTCTGTTGCGCGGTGTACAGGAAGTACATGACTGCCGAGGCGCCTGCCAGGACGATCGCGAGCCAACCGGTCCACATCCAGAAGTCACCCGCAACCTCAGTCAGCAGAACAAAGGTCAATGCACCGAACAGTACCAGGGCGCCTTGGGCAAAATTGAATATCGATGATGCCTTGAAAATCAAGACAAGGCCGAGCGCGACCAGCGAATACATGATTCCGGAAAGCAGTCCGCCTACCAAAACTTCAACAAAAAATAAAAAATCAACTAATTCCATACCGACTCACACTCATTGTTCACCCAGATACGCGCGGATGACGTCCTTGTTGTTTCTGACCTCATCCGGTTCCCCATAGGCAATTCTCTCCCCATGATCAAGGACCACTACGTGATCCGATATATCCATCACCACGCCCATATCGTGCTCGATCAGCACAACGGTGGTTCCAAACTCATCGTTCACATCCAGAACGAATCTCGCCATGTCCTCTTTCTCCTCAAGATTCATTCCAGCCATCGGTTCATCCAGAAGAAGAATCTTGGGATCCATCGCCAGCGCACGTCCCAGTTCAACTCTTTTTTGCAATCCGTATGGCAACTTTCCGACCGGTGTCTTCCGGATGCTCTGAATCTCGAGAAAATCAATAATCCTTTCCACATATTCGCGCTGTTCGACTTCCTGAGCCACCGCCGGAAAGTACAACGCTTCCTTCAGAAAATTGCTCTTTACCTTGACGATTCTTCCGGTCATGATATTGTCGAGTGTGGACATGCCCTTGAACAGGGCGATATTCTGAAACGTTCTTGCGAAACCCATGCGGGCAACCTGTTCGGGACTTGCCTGTGTCCGATCATTGCCCTGATATGAAATCGTACCTGCGTTGGCCTTGTAAAACCCGCTGATTACGTTCAGCATCGAAGTCTTGCCAGCTCCATTCGGACCGATGATCGAGAATATCTCACTTTCGAATATGGAGAATGACACATCCTGCAACGCCTTCACGCCGCCGAAACTGACAAAAATTCCGTCAACCTCAAGAATCAGCTTGGTAAATTCCCGGACTCGCTCGGTCTCGTAGGACTGGATGTCTGGGGTTGTCGCTGTATCCATAACTGAATCCGTCAACTTGCCATTTTCATGTGATCAAATGTGGTGACATCCTGGATCTCCAGGTCGGCGATCATCGTGCCCTTGCGCCCATCCTCAAACATGACAACATTCTCGATGTGCCCGCGTTTCGAATCGGAATATAGCGCATCAATCAGGCTATCGAACCGTTCATTGATGATCCTGCGTCGAACCTTCCGTGTTCGGGTAAGTTCACCGTCATCCGCATCCAGTTCCTTGTGAAGGATCAGGAATCGTTTGATCTGTGATCCGGAAATTTCCGAATCGGCGGAAAGATCCTGATTGGTCTTTTCGATGCATTTGCTGATCATCTCGTAGACCTGGGGATTGGCAGCAAGCTCCTGATAGCTCGCGTATGAGACATTGTGTCGTTCGGCCCAATTGCCAACCGCCTCGAGATCAACATTGATAAACGCGCTGACATAATCCCTGCCATCCCCGAACGTCACGGCCTCGCGGATTTGCGGAAAAAACTTCAGTTTGTTCTCAAGAAATTTCGGTGCGAAAAGCGTGCCATCGTTCAACCGACCCACATCCTTGACACGGTCGATGATTTTCAGATGACCGTCATCGTCAAAATATCCGGCATCACCGGTAAACACCCAGCCATCACCGGTCCGGGCAGCGAGTGTGGCTTCCGGATTTTTGTAATAGCTCTTGAAGACGCCCGGACTTTTGTACAAAATTTCACCGGAGTCGGATATCCTCACCTCGACTCCCGGAAACGGCGGGCCGCAGGTGTCCGGCTTGACCTTGTCGTCAGTCTGAACAGTGATGTAAACCGAAGCTTCCGTCTGACCGTATAGCTGCTTGATATTGATGCCCAGGGAACGGAAAAATTCAAAAATCTCCGGTCCGATCGCCTCACCTGCGGTATAGGCCAGGCGCATGCGACTGAATCCCATCGTATTCTTGAGCGGTCCGTACACGATGACCTTGCCGATCAGGTAGAGCAACCGATCAAATGGGTTGACGGAACGCTTCTCCAGAATATCGACGCCACAGCGTTTGGCTACGTTCATGAAGTAGTCAAACATCTTGCGCTTGATCCAGCTGGCGTCTTCCATTCGCACCAGCACGTTCGTCAGGATATTCTCAAAAATTCTCGGCGGACTGAAAAAGTATGTGGGACCGATTTCCTGCATGTCATGCAGGACCGTCTCCCCGCTCTCAGGGCAGCTTACGCAAAACCCGGCCACATAGGACTGGGCATAGGAGAAAATATGATCTCCAACCCACGCCATCGGCAAATAGGCCAGACATTCTTCCTTTTCCGTCAGCGAGTCGAATTCAATCGAACTCATCACCGTAGAGAGAATATTGTGATAGGTCAGAATTACACCTTTGGGGAATCCGGTTGTTCCCGATGTGTAGAGAATCACAGAGATATCGGATTTCGAGCCTTTGGCAATCTCGCGGTCCAGAAAATCCGGATGTTCGGCGTCAAGCTTGATGCCGTTTTCAACCAGGGATTCGTAATCGTGCAGGTTCTTGGGTGTGTAGTGCGCCAGACCTCTTGGGTCATCATAGTAGATCTGTTCCAGCTTGGGACAATTCGGAGCTAGCTCCAGAATCTTGTCAACCTGTTCCTGATCCTCGACCAACGCGAATCGAACGTCAGCGTGATTGATGACGTATTCCATCTCCTGGACGACAGAGTCCT from the Acidiferrobacterales bacterium genome contains:
- a CDS encoding AMP-binding protein, which produces MKTDHLRLIRPEWGDWDAIRERFAWNVPEFFNIAYVACDRHAQADGDRIAIYCENKDGSERQYSFRQLKRLSNCLANVLRGHGVEKGDRVGIILPQRSETVISHMGIYKLGAIALPLSVLFGPEAVGYRLNNSGTKVVITDTEHLELLESMRDQLPGLETIIDCDADNGFWSALDKASDEFEMVNTKSEDPAYLVYTSGTTGPPKGALAPHRCLIGNLPGFEMSHNFFPQEHDLFWTPADWAWTGGLLDALIPSLYYAVPVLGYDGGKFDPEKICHLLEKYRVRNAFIPPTALKMLRQVPGIREGYDIDMRSIMSAGESLGSELYHWGQEAFGVNINEMWAQTEFNYICGNCSAIMPVCPGSIGKSYPGHTVEPIDEEGNAVEVGAIGELAADRDDPVMVSGYWKNEAATQEKYVGKWWVTGDTGYKDENGYIWFVGRKDDVISSAGYRIGPGEIEDCLLKHPAIAQVAVIGVPDEMRGEIVKAFVVLKPGEQASGELTENIRSSVRRQLAAYEYPRIIEYIDDLPLTTTGKVKRNELRARESRSDS
- a CDS encoding iron-containing alcohol dehydrogenase; translated protein: MGCCHHYLLSEGNESIFTVDFNPIKYGPGALEELPFEVGFLGLSRVALFTDSIVRNLEPVQDAIRLLQAARLDFEIYDEVSIEPTDQSFLAAARFATEEGPFDGFVSIGGGSVIDTCKAANLYSTHPAEFLDYVNAPVGEGIPIPGELKPHIACPTTSGTGSECTGIAVFDLLSRQVKTGIASARLKPARAVIDPRVTASLPATVVAASGFDVLCHALESYTAMPYTQRPRSEAGIRPLSQGSNPYSDMGCREAIRLTGEYLVRAVSDERDDEARHGMMLAATLAGIAFGNSGVHIPHGMSYSVAGLVRDYCPDGYPAGHPLVPHGISVIVNAPAAFRFTGPANHERHLEAGGLMGADIGDAGPAEAGEALSAHLENMMRVTGMPNGISQVGYDSSDIGNLADGAFMQQRLLGNAPCEVTHENLRQMYRDAIRYW
- a CDS encoding O-acetylhomoserine aminocarboxypropyltransferase/cysteine synthase, with product MNIKQDREYGFETLCLHAGQLPDPVTGSRAAPIYQTAAYVFDSADHAASLFNLQTFGNIYSRLMNPTNAVFEQRMAALENGRAAVAVSSGMAAQMVALLTILEAGDEIVSSNTLYGGTHTQFAFNFRKLGIKTQFVDADDPDNFQKAITPQTKCLYAESIGNPANNVVDFVAVSEIAKANGIPFVVDNTFATPYLCRPFEHGADITVHSATKFICGHGTSIGGVLVESGKFPWDNGKFPAMMEPSEGYHGIRFYETFGDFGYTMKARCEILRTFGPTLSPFNSFLFLQGIETLPVRMDRHCSNAMAVARFLEDHKSVEWVNYPGLESSRYYALAKKYLPKGASGILSFGIRGGNEACVKFVESVQFLSHLANLGDAKTLVVHPASTTHRQLDEEAQIAAGVQPNMIRISVGLETIDDILWDLDQALAVSQK
- a CDS encoding CoA-binding protein encodes the protein MLCDDIQSLRRILSQNQTIAVVGLSANWYRPSFFAAKYMQEYGYRIIPVNPNYDEILGEKCYASLEDIPESIDVVDVFQRSDAVLPFAHSAVALNASVLWMQLGIYNEEAVKVAIEAGMDVVANRCIKIEHARLFGGLNFIGVDTKVISSERPRWIV
- a CDS encoding DUF1285 domain-containing protein, whose amino-acid sequence is MASSTSDPLSLVAQISDRNLPPVHKWNPELCGDIDIRIARDGTWFYMGSPIGRKRLVNLFSTVLRKDADGEHYLVTPVEKLRINVEDAPFVIVQVEEKGSGKEQVLYFRTKNDDVVLADHDHPIWVEVANDGEPSPYIEVRDGLRGLIARNVYYQLVELGEERQFGGNREFGVWSSGEFFLLGAVS
- a CDS encoding acyl-CoA thioesterase, which produces MNAIPLNSKPASLRTVAMPANANPSGDIFGGWIMSQMDIAGGIHAYEVAGGRVATVAVDAMTFHLPVYVGDVVSCYCETVRIGNTSIAVMVETWVRRRKSEDYEKVTEGLFTFVAIDENGRPRSVARTSDG